In one window of Gossypium hirsutum isolate 1008001.06 chromosome A01, Gossypium_hirsutum_v2.1, whole genome shotgun sequence DNA:
- the LOC107917789 gene encoding eukaryotic translation initiation factor 4B2 produces the protein MSTPWGGIGAWAAEAEREEAEERAAAEAAATAAAVAPTAESQSFPSLKEAVSAKPKKKKMTLSEFNMGTYSSSGGGGLGSARVTENNKLTPEEMMLLPIRPKERSTEELQFGRLGGGFSSYGRSGPPADRVMRDREDSDGSWGSGRRQQGGFNEERRGPPSRVSDYDQPSRADEVDNWANAKKASPSLDLGRQNRYGGLGTGGGGGFSKADESDNWTALKRSIPSRSSTFGSGFLDSGPEPDRWSRGGGGGGIREERPRLVLDPPRGDVNELVVKTNKSNPFGAARPREEVLAEKGLDWKKLDSEIEAKKETSRPTSAHSSRPSSAQSSRSEGPLQQAIENVVKPRPKVNPFGDAKPREVLLEGRGQDRRKIDLELDRRRIDRPETEEEKILKEEIDNLKELEKDLTPTSESGDQHSLHEKLLHKERELEMLILDLENKARFGQKVVERPGSGAGRTGSFTDRPPPQSGSIDGSRSVEFMDRPRSGGTADAWTRPGDDRRGFQGGRDRGFVGNRDMGRPRSRERW, from the exons ATGTCGACACCCTGGGGTGGCATCGGCGCGTGGGCCGCCGAGGCCGAGCGAGAAGAAGCGGAGGAACGAGCAGCTGCCGAAGCCGCAGCCACTGCGGCAGCTGTTGCTCCCACGGCTGAATCTCAGAGTTTCCCTAGCCTAAAAGAAGCCGTTAGCGCGAAAcccaagaagaagaaaatgactCTCTCGGAGTTTAACATGGGGACTTACTCGTCATCCGGCGGGGGTGGACTTGGCAGTGCTAGGGTAACGGAAAACAATAAGCTGACACCCGAAGAGATGATGCTCCTCCCTATCCGACCCAAAGAACGTTCCACCGAGGAATTGCAGTTTGGCCGTCTCGGAGGTGGGTTTTCGTCCTACGGGAGGTCGGGTCCACCTGCGGATCGGGTTATGCGTGACCGTGAAGACAGCGATGGATCGTGGGGCTCCGGAAGGAGGCAGCAGGGGGGGTTTAATGAAGAACGGCGGGGTCCGCCTTCTAGGGTTTCTGATTACGATCAACCGTCGCGTGCCGATGAGGTGGACAATTGGGCAAATGCAAAAAAAGCAAGTCCTTCACTGGATTTGGGCAGGCAAAATCGATACGGTGGGCTTGGAACTGGAGGAGGTGGTGGATTCTCTAAGGCCGATGAGTCTGATAATTGGACGGCTCTAAAACGGTCAATTCCATCTCGATCTTCGACGTTTGGTTCAGGTTTCCTTGACTCGGGACCAGAGCCTGATAGATGGTCCCGAGGTGGGGGTGGAGGTGGAATTAGAGAGGAAAGGCCTAGATTAGTTTTGGATCCACCGCGAGGGGATGTGAATGAGCTTGTGGTTAAGACAAATAAGTCGAATCCTTTTGGGGCAGCGAGGCCCAGGGAAGAGGTGCTAGCGGAGAAAGGATTGGATTGGAAGAAGCTGGACTCTGAAATTGAAGCAAAGAAGGAAACTAGTAGGCCTACCAGCGCCCACTCCAGCAGGCCATCGAGTGCACAATCGAGCAGGTCCGAAGGTCCCCTGCAGCAAGCGATTGAAAATGTCGTTAAGCCGAGGCCTAAGGTCAATCCGTTTGGTGATGCTAAGCCTAGAGAAGTTTTGCTGGAAGGCCGAGGTCAGGACCGGCGGAAGATTGATCTTGAATTAGACCGTCGCAGGATAGACAG GCCAGAAACAGAGGAGGAAAAGATATTGAAAGAAGAAATAGATAACTTAAAGGAGCTTGAGAAAGATTTGACCCCAACTTCGGAATCTGGGGACCAACACTCTTTACATGAAAAGCTTCTTCACAAGGAAAGGGAATTAGAGATGCTGATACTAGATTTGGAAAACAAAGCTAGATTTGGGCAGAAAGTTGTTGAAAGGCCTGGTTCTGGAGCTGGCAGGACTGGCAGCTTCACGGATAGACCTCCTCCTCAATCTGGATCCATTGATGGCTCTAGAAGTGTGGAGTTCATGGATAGGCCCAGATCTGGTGGTACTGCTGATGCATGGACAAGGCCAGGTGATGACCGAAGAGGATTTCAAGGTGGCAGGGATAGAGGATTTGTAGGAAACAGAGATATGGGCAG